A genomic window from Methanobrevibacter sp. TLL-48-HuF1 includes:
- a CDS encoding DUF2096 domain-containing protein, with translation MSLPSEQNWLIVFNLLTDLNKKGYDIPKGISPELGLIRSSISSYKKDPSHPDLINSLAKAEMSLNNIQETLLELASQESEEYVDKWLGLFKDAMHGKEVFEFPKSRSTFIVNTPPGLTTGRITLKKALAEERVQEIAEWNGLIIEFEDDVTVDLHGDKEDLKTGLKEMGSFFLE, from the coding sequence ATGAGTTTGCCTTCTGAGCAAAATTGGTTAATTGTTTTTAATCTTTTAACTGATTTAAATAAAAAAGGTTATGATATTCCTAAGGGAATTAGTCCTGAATTAGGTTTAATCAGATCTTCAATAAGCTCATATAAAAAAGATCCATCTCATCCTGATTTAATTAATAGTTTAGCTAAAGCTGAAATGTCTTTAAATAATATTCAAGAAACACTCTTGGAATTAGCTTCACAGGAAAGTGAAGAATATGTGGATAAATGGTTAGGTTTATTCAAAGATGCAATGCATGGTAAAGAAGTTTTTGAATTTCCTAAATCTCGTTCAACATTCATTGTTAACACTCCTCCAGGATTAACAACTGGAAGAATAACATTGAAAAAAGCATTGGCTGAAGAAAGAGTTCAAGAAATAGCTGAATGGAATGGCCTTATAATCGAATTTGAAGATGATGTTACTGTTGATCTTCATGGGGATAAAGAAGATCTTAAAACAGGTTTGAAAGAAATGGGGTCTTTCTTTTTAGAATAA
- a CDS encoding metallophosphoesterase translates to MKILAISDVHGEDNENLYKYLNNNDIDIVIITGDITNFGPLEFVDEFISKILDCDCEVMAVPGNCDPAGICKAIRESDAICLHNNILSFDNVVLFGYGGSNPTPFDTPGEIQDNKIYGDVYELLANYDFVANDEVPKVKILVTHAPPYNTGADLTESGDHVGSQGILKSIHEFQPQINICGHIHEAKSISKIGTTTDVANPGMLKDNGAVLIDIGEGSDYTINMISLDG, encoded by the coding sequence ATGAAAATTTTAGCAATAAGTGACGTTCACGGAGAGGACAACGAGAATTTATACAAATATCTTAATAATAATGACATTGACATTGTTATTATTACTGGAGATATTACTAATTTTGGTCCATTGGAATTTGTTGATGAATTTATTAGCAAAATACTTGACTGTGACTGTGAAGTAATGGCTGTTCCAGGTAATTGTGATCCTGCAGGAATATGTAAAGCAATTAGAGAATCAGATGCAATATGCTTACACAATAACATTTTATCTTTTGATAATGTTGTTTTATTTGGATATGGTGGTTCCAATCCTACACCATTTGATACTCCTGGTGAAATTCAAGATAATAAAATTTATGGGGATGTTTATGAATTGTTAGCTAATTATGATTTTGTAGCTAATGATGAAGTACCTAAAGTAAAAATATTAGTTACTCATGCTCCTCCTTATAATACTGGTGCAGATTTAACTGAAAGCGGAGACCATGTGGGTAGTCAAGGAATATTAAAATCTATTCATGAGTTCCAACCTCAAATTAATATTTGTGGCCATATTCACGAAGCAAAATCCATTAGTAAAATTGGAACTACTACTGATGTAGCTAATCCTGGAATGCTTAAGGATAATGGTGCAGTTTTAATTGATATTGGTGAAGGTTCTGATTATACAATTAATATGATTTCTTTAGATGGATAA
- a CDS encoding radical SAM protein: protein MIYEKNIFQKNHKNIDLRFGLAYPNIYKTAMSSLGYNILYNLINERQDTWCERIIYPNTKSIESNTPMKHFDIISFSLQFEEDYFNVLEMIKQSEIPLKRKDRSENDPLIIAGGPCATANPMPLSDYIDVFIIGEGEVTINKFLDKYLENKNLDNFLDIPGVYIPKFNNNTKIALIDDMKNAYHITQPIITKTDEEAYKTVFSDSIMLNVSRGCTRGCRFCMSSYLYRPLRETKIEELVNIAIKTRENTNLNKITLIGAAVGDYYDLEGLTKALESEDFQIATPSLRIDSLSRKTLETLKKSGLKSITIAPESISKLRERINKNISDEKIFSVIKNAVELDFNIKLYFLIGIPYESKEDIEELANYIEKIANMHKNRKYMKFSINPIIPKPQTPLQWEFYNFKDIKSKTRYLKKKLRKYNVKFESPKKGLIQYILSCGNREVGALIEKSLTEEVTLKEWQSYLPNYNINDELPWSKIDIGIKSNFLKTENRRLKTKKQTPWCGDSPCYNCGPCNQKKFLN from the coding sequence ATGATTTATGAAAAAAATATTTTCCAAAAAAACCATAAAAACATAGATTTAAGATTTGGACTTGCATATCCGAACATCTATAAAACAGCTATGTCATCATTAGGCTATAATATATTATATAATTTAATTAATGAAAGGCAAGACACATGGTGTGAACGAATCATTTATCCCAATACTAAATCTATTGAGTCAAATACTCCTATGAAACACTTTGATATAATCAGTTTTTCCCTGCAATTTGAAGAAGATTATTTTAATGTTTTAGAAATGATTAAACAATCTGAAATTCCCCTTAAAAGAAAAGACAGAAGTGAAAATGATCCTTTAATAATAGCTGGAGGTCCTTGTGCAACTGCAAATCCAATGCCATTATCAGATTATATTGATGTGTTTATAATCGGCGAAGGAGAAGTTACTATAAATAAATTTTTAGATAAATACCTGGAAAATAAAAATTTAGATAATTTTTTAGATATTCCCGGAGTATACATCCCCAAATTTAACAACAATACAAAAATAGCTCTCATAGATGATATGAAAAATGCATACCATATAACACAGCCAATCATTACCAAAACTGACGAAGAAGCTTATAAAACTGTGTTTAGTGATTCAATTATGCTAAATGTTTCAAGAGGATGTACAAGAGGTTGTAGATTCTGCATGTCCAGCTATCTTTACAGACCATTAAGAGAAACTAAAATAGAAGAATTAGTTAACATAGCAATAAAAACACGAGAAAATACTAATTTAAATAAAATAACATTAATTGGAGCTGCTGTTGGAGATTATTATGATTTAGAAGGTCTTACAAAAGCTCTTGAAAGTGAAGACTTTCAAATAGCCACACCATCTCTACGTATAGACTCACTTAGTAGAAAAACTTTAGAAACTTTAAAAAAAAGTGGTTTAAAAAGCATTACAATTGCTCCAGAGTCTATTTCAAAGCTACGTGAAAGGATTAATAAAAATATTTCTGATGAAAAAATATTTTCCGTAATAAAAAATGCAGTTGAACTTGATTTTAATATTAAATTATACTTTTTAATTGGAATTCCCTATGAAAGTAAAGAAGATATAGAAGAGTTAGCTAACTATATTGAAAAAATAGCAAATATGCATAAAAATAGAAAATACATGAAATTTAGTATCAATCCAATTATTCCAAAACCTCAAACTCCATTACAATGGGAATTTTATAATTTTAAAGACATTAAATCAAAAACAAGATATTTAAAAAAGAAATTAAGGAAATATAATGTTAAATTCGAAAGTCCGAAAAAAGGGTTGATTCAATATATATTATCTTGTGGAAATAGGGAAGTTGGTGCACTTATTGAAAAATCTTTAACAGAAGAGGTAACATTGAAAGAATGGCAGAGTTACTTGCCAAATTATAATATCAATGATGAACTACCTTGGTCTAAAATTGATATTGGAATTAAATCTAATTTTTTAAAAACAGAAAACAGAAGATTAAAAACAAAAAAGCAAACCCCATGGTGTGGAGATTCTCCATGTTATAACTGTGGACCATGCAACCAGAAAAAATTTTTAAATTAA
- a CDS encoding pyridoxal phosphate-dependent aminotransferase has translation MINPAKRTSTIELSQIRKMFEVTNPTAINLGIGEPDFDVPENIKLAMEQSIKNNETHYTPNKGYIELREAITQKFKKDNNINTNPENIIVTAGASEALYMCAQAFIDKNDEVILPDPSFLSYEACIKLADGKVVGVNCEMENEFKLKASDVQEKINKNTKAIILNSPSNPTGAVMDKEDIKAIADLSIDHDFLIISDEIYEKIIYDKKHYSPAAYSDNVITINGFSKTYAMTGLRIGYLNAKEEYLEELLKIHQYNIACANSTAQRGAYEALTGPQDTVNKMVNEFKKRRDLIVSRLNEMGYKTVNAQGAFYVFPKIENPEEFVKKSAENGVITVPGAAFGQNGKNHVRMSYANSYENIVKAMDILEKGVN, from the coding sequence ATGATAAATCCTGCAAAAAGAACCAGTACAATTGAATTATCCCAGATAAGAAAAATGTTTGAAGTTACAAATCCTACTGCTATAAATTTAGGAATCGGAGAACCTGACTTTGACGTTCCTGAAAACATTAAATTAGCTATGGAACAATCAATAAAAAATAATGAAACACATTATACTCCAAATAAAGGTTATATTGAATTAAGAGAAGCCATCACTCAAAAATTCAAAAAGGACAACAATATAAATACAAATCCTGAAAACATAATAGTTACTGCAGGAGCTAGTGAAGCATTATATATGTGTGCACAGGCATTTATTGATAAAAATGATGAGGTAATTTTACCAGACCCAAGTTTCCTGTCATATGAAGCCTGTATAAAGTTAGCTGATGGAAAAGTTGTTGGAGTTAATTGTGAAATGGAAAATGAATTTAAATTAAAAGCAAGCGATGTTCAGGAAAAAATAAACAAAAATACTAAAGCTATAATTTTAAATTCACCCTCAAACCCAACTGGAGCAGTGATGGATAAAGAAGATATTAAAGCTATTGCAGATTTATCTATAGACCACGATTTCTTAATTATATCTGATGAAATCTATGAAAAAATCATCTATGATAAAAAACACTATTCCCCTGCAGCATATAGTGATAATGTAATAACCATAAACGGATTTTCAAAAACATATGCAATGACTGGCCTTAGAATAGGTTATTTAAATGCAAAAGAAGAATATTTGGAAGAACTGCTTAAAATTCACCAATATAATATAGCATGTGCTAACTCAACAGCCCAAAGAGGAGCTTATGAAGCATTAACAGGACCTCAAGATACAGTTAACAAAATGGTTAATGAATTTAAAAAGAGAAGAGACTTGATTGTATCCAGATTAAATGAAATGGGATATAAAACTGTAAATGCACAAGGTGCTTTTTATGTATTTCCAAAAATTGAAAATCCTGAAGAATTTGTTAAAAAATCCGCTGAAAATGGAGTTATAACCGTTCCAGGTGCTGCATTTGGACAAAATGGTAAAAATCATGTGAGAATGTCTTATGCAAACTCTTATGAAAATATAGTTAAAGCTATGGATATTTTAGAAAAAGGTGTTAATTAA
- a CDS encoding DUF749 domain-containing protein produces the protein MFVATLDGIFKYPDIPEEYEPYVQFKATIEKREVKDGDDLAILSISGTDSHHVLFLDSYNNIREIEKELKDADAKINHTTLKIIGGHL, from the coding sequence ATGTTTGTAGCAACATTAGATGGTATATTTAAATATCCAGATATTCCTGAAGAGTACGAACCATACGTACAATTCAAAGCAACTATTGAAAAAAGAGAAGTAAAAGATGGTGATGATTTAGCTATATTAAGTATTTCAGGTACTGATAGCCACCATGTATTATTTTTAGATTCTTATAATAATATTAGAGAAATTGAAAAAGAATTAAAAGATGCGGATGCTAAAATCAATCACACAACCTTAAAAATCATAGGTGGACACTTATGA
- a CDS encoding 4Fe-4S binding protein has product MAVKIDSDLCGHIENCPVQGLCVKICEQGALIEEDGDVTVVPEKCDDCDLCIQNCPNQAISKA; this is encoded by the coding sequence ATGGCAGTAAAAATAGATTCAGATCTCTGTGGTCACATTGAAAATTGTCCAGTACAAGGTTTATGTGTAAAGATTTGTGAACAAGGTGCTCTCATCGAAGAAGATGGCGATGTAACTGTTGTCCCTGAAAAATGTGATGACTGTGACCTTTGTATTCAAAACTGTCCTAATCAAGCTATATCTAAAGCATGA
- a CDS encoding 2-phosphoglycerate kinase gives MIMIKGAVGKKKYKEPFSKGIMARSLYITDLGYDKSYEIATCIENKLLEENISEISIEDLAIFVTNYLKNYVDPVLAEKYIKWRNVRKSKEPLIILIGGASGVGTSSMAFELASRLGLKNLISTDMIREVMRKIVSQELSPVIHKSSFNAYESIRTPLLGPDPVVEGFISHVDVVNVGVEAVIERALKEGISIIIEGVHIVPGFIKEDLIRKSNVILFTLIVRDENTHKSRFYSRCRQPWVKRSLDNYLSNFHLIRKTQSFMIDQAIKHNSKIIDNVDVTYTIDIMVNDIIEKYGGSYDVKQESKRNNDN, from the coding sequence ATGATTATGATTAAAGGTGCTGTTGGTAAAAAGAAGTACAAAGAGCCTTTTTCAAAGGGCATAATGGCTCGTTCTTTATACATCACTGATTTAGGCTACGATAAATCTTATGAAATAGCTACTTGTATTGAAAATAAACTTCTTGAAGAAAATATTTCTGAAATTTCTATTGAAGATTTAGCTATCTTTGTAACTAATTATCTGAAAAATTATGTTGATCCTGTTCTTGCAGAGAAATATATTAAATGGAGAAATGTTAGAAAATCAAAAGAACCACTTATTATTTTAATTGGTGGAGCTTCAGGAGTTGGAACTTCATCTATGGCATTTGAATTAGCTAGTCGTTTGGGATTAAAGAATTTAATTAGCACAGATATGATACGTGAAGTTATGCGTAAAATAGTTTCTCAAGAATTAAGTCCTGTTATTCATAAATCTAGTTTTAATGCATATGAAAGTATTAGAACACCACTTTTAGGTCCGGATCCAGTTGTTGAAGGTTTTATTAGTCATGTGGATGTTGTGAATGTAGGTGTGGAAGCGGTTATTGAAAGAGCATTAAAAGAAGGAATCAGCATAATTATTGAGGGCGTTCATATAGTGCCGGGATTCATAAAAGAAGACCTTATTCGTAAAAGTAATGTTATTTTATTTACATTAATTGTTAGAGATGAAAATACTCATAAATCCAGGTTTTATTCAAGGTGTAGGCAACCGTGGGTTAAGAGGTCACTTGATAATTATTTAAGCAATTTTCATTTAATTAGAAAAACTCAGTCTTTTATGATTGACCAAGCAATAAAACATAATTCAAAAATTATTGATAATGTTGATGTTACATATACGATTGATATAATGGTTAATGATATTATTGAAAAATATGGAGGAAGTTATGATGTTAAACAAGAAAGTAAAAGAAATAATGACAACTGA
- a CDS encoding cation diffusion facilitator family transporter codes for MDEFRTKGGTKAAIVGIGSNTFLTIFNIAIGIMSGSYALISEGAHTLSDVATSIIAYLGFRIGQKPADEEHPLGHGRAEAIAGLIIVLFLTMVAYEIMTGAITKIFHPELITTPSYLAAIMALIGIGVNLCISRYIIALGKKIRSPAIVADGNHQKVDIFSSIAILVGVFASNSGYPIIDPIIGLIIGLFILKTAYTIGKENIDNIMGKIPSKKLIKDIEKAAIKTPQVQGAHNIKVEYLGSYSVVSLHIELDENMTLKESHKIVHRAQNNVLKKVPLVKSVTIHACPAGIKYDHKQEIDK; via the coding sequence ATGGATGAATTTAGAACCAAAGGCGGAACAAAAGCAGCGATTGTCGGAATAGGATCAAATACTTTTCTTACTATTTTTAATATTGCAATTGGAATAATGTCTGGAAGTTATGCATTAATCTCTGAAGGAGCACATACTTTATCAGATGTTGCAACTTCCATAATTGCATATCTTGGATTTAGAATAGGTCAAAAACCGGCTGATGAAGAACATCCTTTAGGACATGGTCGTGCTGAAGCTATTGCAGGACTTATAATTGTATTATTTTTAACTATGGTAGCTTATGAAATCATGACTGGAGCTATAACCAAAATATTCCACCCTGAACTTATAACAACCCCAAGTTATCTTGCTGCAATTATGGCATTAATTGGAATTGGAGTTAATCTTTGTATAAGCAGATATATTATTGCACTTGGAAAAAAAATAAGAAGCCCTGCTATTGTGGCAGATGGAAATCACCAAAAAGTAGACATCTTCTCATCAATAGCTATTTTAGTTGGAGTTTTTGCATCAAATAGTGGATACCCAATAATTGATCCGATTATAGGTCTTATTATAGGATTATTTATTTTAAAAACTGCATATACTATTGGAAAAGAGAATATAGACAATATCATGGGAAAAATACCTTCTAAAAAATTAATTAAAGATATTGAAAAAGCAGCTATTAAAACTCCTCAAGTACAGGGAGCACATAATATCAAAGTAGAATATTTGGGGTCATATTCCGTTGTTTCATTGCATATTGAACTTGATGAAAATATGACATTAAAAGAATCCCATAAAATAGTCCATAGAGCTCAAAACAATGTGCTTAAAAAAGTTCCATTAGTAAAATCAGTAACAATACATGCCTGTCCTGCAGGAATAAAATATGATCATAAGCAAGAAATAGATAAATAA
- a CDS encoding phosphopantetheine adenylyltransferase yields the protein MDHKKYKKIAVGGTFDKFHDGHKKLLTTAFELGEKVEIGVTSNAFGGLKGDIDSCEDRMKCLKEFFDDKLNYTVMVLDDAYGTTVFDEEFDAIVVSEETEPVAVEINEIRDSKGMSPLDIVVVSFVLADDGHPISSTRIRSGEINKKGNILR from the coding sequence ATGGATCATAAAAAATATAAGAAAATAGCTGTTGGAGGAACTTTTGATAAGTTTCATGATGGTCATAAAAAGTTACTTACAACTGCTTTTGAGTTAGGTGAAAAAGTTGAAATTGGTGTAACTTCTAATGCTTTTGGTGGTCTTAAGGGGGATATTGACTCTTGTGAAGATCGGATGAAATGTCTTAAAGAATTTTTTGATGATAAATTAAATTATACTGTTATGGTTTTGGATGATGCATATGGAACTACTGTTTTTGATGAGGAATTTGATGCAATTGTAGTTAGTGAAGAAACTGAACCAGTAGCAGTTGAAATTAATGAAATTAGAGATTCTAAAGGAATGTCTCCATTAGATATTGTTGTTGTTAGCTTTGTTTTAGCAGATGATGGTCATCCTATTTCGTCTACACGAATTAGGAGTGGTGAAATTAATAAAAAAGGAAATATTTTAAGATAG
- a CDS encoding Ig-like domain-containing protein, giving the protein MLGSVCAVDLNNVSDIENSNLIQDDNQLSYQNLEVSSNGSISDNYSYNSNIDYSNSGVIRSNYENNNVIELQQISDNGVISEAQSSLSNTTLSGHNTTLYFKNGTTYDVKLTDITGKALSNQTVSFLINGKLYNRTTGSDGVASMNINLAVGKYNITASYAGSSLYGGSSVTNLVEVLSTISANDVVKFYRNGTQYYAKFVDGNGNPLVNAEVRFNINGVFYTRNTNNGGIANLSIALNPNKYILTAIHPNGEMSANNITVLSTINSSDIIKYFRNGTQYYATFYDAMGNPLVNETVRFNINGVIYEKRTNDKGTANLTISLYPGSYILTAYHPNGESHGYNINVLSTLIDNNNITMYYRDGTAFTIKVIDGQGKPLANTTVKFNINGVFYDKVTDENGIAKLGIRLYPNNYIITSSYNGLEVSNNIGVSSSNTTIIGKDAYIIINSINSNYTVTLVDIKGNPIENQTVYFKYNNKEVTATTDENGNATITISNLEKGDYNVTYGFNGVIGYYPSKSSSILHVINSTTILTGNDVSMVYNDGSKFRVTLTDLNGKPLANKIITFLINGVAYNRTTDSNGVASIDIRLYPGNYVISYYYSNKGALDYNDGSNNVVVAKQTLNIKGNDLVMLPNDGSAFEVAITDKDKNPVKDIAVLFTVSGVTYTKYTDQSGIAKLNINLNVGYYKISYAINDTLCKGSGSNMILVNGTILTADDINMNVGTSGNFNVKLTDAKNNPINGATIKFYYNGITKTAITNSGGIATITIDSLEKGDYPIAYYYYPTIGGNYSNSGQAYIHVFGNISIVNIIDASKVVKSFIESEGKLPDSVLINGESYTLAQFLYLAAIATVNINNGDLSDLNSKDATNPSNYTKCANLGNLVDYISVAQAIIDYVNANGKAPESISSSVGTVTFDGLIYAFARVVAFYGNNQQLPAYVAVKSIDSDSSQFVINRVNVKATESELANIDKYLQATANCQVDDPTIVALAQKLTAGLSTPTQKASAILDYVIDNVAYVGYFDTTRGAKKTLTDKRGNCCDQAHLVIALFRAADLPARYVHGTCTFSSGPIGHVWAQVLIDGTWVVADPVSSRNSLGVVNNWNINTFTLKNYYISLPF; this is encoded by the coding sequence ATGTTAGGATCTGTATGTGCTGTGGATTTAAACAATGTTTCTGATATCGAAAATTCAAACTTGATACAAGATGATAATCAATTATCTTATCAAAATTTAGAAGTTTCTAGTAATGGATCTATCTCAGATAATTATTCTTATAACTCTAATATTGATTATTCCAATAGTGGAGTAATTCGATCTAATTATGAGAATAATAATGTTATAGAATTACAACAGATTTCAGACAATGGTGTTATTTCTGAAGCTCAAAGTTCTCTTTCAAATACTACTTTAAGTGGTCATAATACAACTTTGTACTTTAAAAATGGCACTACTTATGATGTAAAATTAACTGATATTACTGGTAAAGCATTATCTAATCAAACTGTATCATTTTTAATAAATGGTAAACTTTATAATCGTACTACTGGTAGTGATGGTGTTGCATCTATGAATATTAACTTGGCTGTTGGTAAGTATAATATTACAGCAAGTTATGCAGGTTCTTCATTGTATGGAGGTTCTTCAGTTACAAATTTAGTTGAAGTATTATCTACAATATCTGCAAATGATGTTGTGAAGTTCTATAGAAATGGTACTCAATATTATGCAAAATTTGTTGATGGAAATGGAAACCCATTAGTTAATGCAGAAGTTAGATTCAATATTAATGGTGTTTTCTATACTCGTAATACTAATAATGGTGGTATAGCTAATTTAAGCATAGCTTTAAATCCTAATAAATATATATTGACAGCAATCCATCCTAATGGTGAAATGTCTGCTAATAATATTACTGTTTTATCTACTATTAATAGTAGTGATATAATTAAATACTTCAGGAATGGTACTCAATATTATGCAACTTTTTATGATGCTATGGGTAATCCATTAGTTAATGAAACTGTTAGGTTTAATATTAATGGTGTTATCTATGAAAAAAGAACAAATGATAAAGGTACTGCAAATTTAACTATTTCACTTTATCCGGGTAGTTATATATTAACTGCTTATCATCCTAATGGTGAATCACATGGTTATAATATTAATGTATTATCTACTTTGATAGATAATAATAATATTACTATGTATTATAGGGATGGTACTGCATTTACTATTAAGGTCATTGATGGTCAAGGTAAACCTTTAGCAAATACTACTGTTAAGTTTAATATTAATGGTGTGTTCTATGATAAGGTTACTGATGAAAATGGTATTGCAAAGTTAGGTATCAGACTTTATCCAAATAATTATATTATTACAAGTAGTTATAATGGTCTTGAGGTATCTAATAATATTGGTGTTAGCAGTTCAAATACTACTATAATTGGTAAAGATGCATATATTATTATAAATAGTATTAATAGTAATTATACTGTAACATTAGTTGATATAAAAGGAAATCCAATTGAAAATCAAACAGTTTACTTTAAATATAATAATAAAGAAGTAACTGCCACTACTGATGAAAATGGTAATGCTACTATCACTATTTCTAATTTAGAAAAAGGTGATTATAATGTAACTTATGGCTTTAATGGAGTTATAGGTTATTATCCTTCTAAATCAAGTAGCATACTTCATGTTATAAATTCAACTACTATATTAACTGGTAATGATGTAAGCATGGTTTATAATGATGGTTCTAAATTTAGAGTTACATTAACAGATTTAAATGGTAAACCTTTAGCTAATAAAATCATTACTTTCTTAATTAATGGTGTTGCTTATAATCGTACAACTGATTCAAATGGTGTAGCAAGTATAGATATTAGATTATATCCTGGAAATTATGTAATTTCTTATTATTATTCTAATAAAGGTGCTTTAGATTATAATGATGGATCAAACAATGTTGTTGTTGCTAAACAAACTTTAAATATTAAAGGAAATGATTTGGTGATGTTACCAAACGACGGTTCTGCTTTTGAAGTTGCAATCACTGATAAAGATAAAAACCCCGTTAAAGACATTGCTGTTCTATTTACAGTCTCTGGAGTTACATATACTAAATATACTGATCAATCAGGTATTGCTAAATTAAACATTAATCTTAATGTAGGTTATTACAAGATTTCATATGCAATAAATGATACTCTCTGTAAAGGGTCTGGTTCAAATATGATTTTGGTTAACGGAACTATACTTACTGCAGATGATATTAACATGAATGTAGGAACTAGTGGAAATTTCAATGTTAAATTAACTGATGCTAAAAATAATCCAATTAATGGAGCAACTATTAAGTTCTATTATAATGGTATTACTAAAACTGCAATTACTAACAGTGGAGGTATAGCTACAATAACTATTGATTCTTTAGAAAAAGGTGATTATCCAATAGCTTATTATTATTATCCTACAATTGGAGGTAATTACTCAAACAGTGGACAAGCATATATTCATGTGTTTGGAAATATCTCAATTGTAAATATAATTGATGCATCTAAAGTTGTAAAATCATTTATTGAATCAGAGGGTAAATTACCAGATTCTGTTTTAATTAATGGTGAAAGTTATACTTTGGCTCAATTTTTATATCTTGCAGCTATAGCAACTGTAAATATAAATAATGGTGATTTAAGCGATTTAAATTCTAAAGATGCAACTAACCCGTCTAACTACACCAAGTGTGCTAATTTAGGTAATTTGGTAGATTATATTAGTGTTGCACAAGCTATTATAGATTATGTAAATGCTAATGGTAAAGCTCCAGAATCCATATCCTCTAGTGTAGGAACTGTAACTTTTGATGGTTTGATATATGCATTTGCTCGTGTTGTTGCGTTTTATGGTAATAATCAACAGTTACCTGCTTATGTTGCTGTTAAGTCAATAGATTCTGACTCTTCTCAATTTGTAATCAATAGAGTCAATGTAAAAGCTACTGAAAGTGAATTAGCGAATATTGATAAATATTTGCAGGCTACTGCTAATTGTCAAGTTGATGACCCTACAATTGTTGCTTTAGCTCAAAAATTAACTGCAGGACTATCAACACCAACACAAAAAGCTAGTGCAATACTTGATTATGTTATTGATAATGTAGCATATGTGGGTTATTTTGATACTACTCGTGGTGCTAAAAAAACTTTAACTGATAAAAGAGGTAACTGCTGTGATCAGGCTCATTTGGTTATAGCATTATTTAGAGCAGCAGATCTTCCAGCAAGATATGTTCATGGAACATGTACTTTTTCAAGCGGACCTATAGGTCATGTTTGGGCACAAGTTTTAATTGATGGTACTTGGGTAGTTGCTGATCCAGTAAGTTCTAGAAACTCATTAGGAGTAGTAAATAATTGGAATATTAATACATTTACTTTAAAGAATTATTATATTTCTTTACCATTCTAA
- a CDS encoding CBS domain-containing protein, translating to MMLNKKVKEIMTTDVITTTSNVDVVNAFEELMEHKISAMPVVDDGKLVGIITATDLGHNLILDKYELGTDVKSIMIKDVVTVSPENTISEAIETMKANAPDSNILNQLPVVENGKLVGIISDGDIIKLIF from the coding sequence ATGATGTTAAACAAGAAAGTAAAAGAAATAATGACAACTGATGTAATTACTACAACTTCTAATGTGGATGTAGTTAATGCATTTGAAGAACTTATGGAACATAAAATAAGTGCAATGCCTGTTGTTGATGATGGTAAATTAGTAGGTATTATTACTGCAACTGATTTGGGCCATAATTTAATATTGGATAAATATGAGTTAGGAACTGATGTTAAATCTATTATGATTAAAGATGTTGTAACTGTTTCACCTGAAAACACTATTTCTGAAGCTATTGAAACTATGAAAGCTAATGCTCCTGATTCAAACATATTAAATCAGTTGCCTGTTGTTGAAAATGGTAAATTGGTAGGGATTATTTCAGATGGAGACATAATTAAGTTAATTTTCTAA